Proteins from a genomic interval of Clostridia bacterium:
- a CDS encoding superoxide dismutase: MFKQYELTFPYNALEPHIDTLTMETHHGKHHATYTKNFNDAAQKAGVADSDIETLLASLDKIEDAALRKALRNNGGGYYNHNLYFSTISPDPAKAPKGELLKKIEAEFGSLDALKEKLTALASGQFGSGWAWLSANKDGKLMASASPNQDNPIIEGTGFVPILAIDVWEHAYYLKFKNLRGEYIKTLFEVIDWALVEKNYERVTKK; the protein is encoded by the coding sequence ATGTTTAAACAGTACGAACTTACCTTCCCCTACAATGCGCTTGAACCCCATATCGATACGCTTACCATGGAAACGCACCACGGAAAGCATCATGCAACGTATACGAAAAACTTCAACGACGCCGCACAGAAGGCGGGCGTTGCCGACAGCGATATCGAAACGCTGCTCGCTTCTCTCGATAAAATCGAGGATGCGGCTTTAAGAAAAGCTTTAAGGAACAACGGCGGCGGCTACTATAACCACAATCTCTACTTCTCTACCATATCGCCCGATCCCGCGAAGGCGCCCAAGGGCGAGCTTTTAAAGAAGATCGAAGCCGAGTTCGGCAGCCTTGACGCTTTAAAAGAAAAGCTCACCGCGCTTGCTTCGGGTCAGTTCGGCTCCGGCTGGGCATGGCTTTCCGCAAATAAAGACGGAAAGCTCATGGCTTCGGCAAGCCCGAATCAGGACAATCCGATAATCGAGGGCACCGGCTTTGTGCCGATACTCGCCATAGACGTATGGGAGCATGCATATTACCTCAAGTTCAAGAATTTAAGGGGCGAATATATAAAGACGCTCTTTGAAGTGATCGACTGGGCTTTGGTCGAAAAGAATTACGAGAGAGTAACTAAGAAATAA
- a CDS encoding arginine--tRNA ligase — translation MVNLIKSAKEEITALLMGALDEAQKEGLVPHIEGIEVSLEKPKEKSHGDYSCTFCLQAAKQSKMAPRKLAEILAARMKTEGTCVSKLEIAGPGFINFSLSDDYRREGLKAIFKDPCSFGRTDHGKGKRVMVEFVSANPTGPMHMGNARGGALGDCLAGALSWAGYDVTREFYVNDAGNQIEKFYRSLKARYTQIILGEDACEFPEDGYHGEDIKARAKEFYDIHGDKYLNVSDEEQKEALVGYALTKNVEALKRDLEKYRITYDNWFFESTLYEKGEVQRTLEMLRKKGLTYISEGAEWFALTKLGLEKDEVLVRANGIPTYFAADIAYHRNKLETRGFDWAIDVWGTDHHGHVARMKRSLDAVGLSGDKLDVVLIQLVRLVRGGEVIRMSKRTGKAITLTDLLEETSVDAARFFFNMRQNSSHLDFDLDLAIEESSQNPVFYVQYAYARICSMMGVLEKDGYKPLSPDKVDFSLLREEEELDLINHLNALPEEINEVARTLDPSRLTRYIIELATLFHRFYNAHRVKVEDEALLHARLKLVEAVRIAMSNILGILKITAPEKM, via the coding sequence ATGGTAAATCTGATAAAATCAGCTAAGGAAGAAATAACAGCGCTTCTTATGGGGGCGCTTGATGAGGCACAGAAAGAAGGACTCGTACCGCATATAGAGGGGATAGAAGTCTCTTTGGAGAAGCCGAAGGAAAAGTCGCACGGCGATTATTCCTGCACGTTCTGCCTGCAGGCGGCAAAGCAGTCTAAAATGGCGCCGAGAAAGCTTGCCGAGATACTTGCCGCGCGCATGAAAACGGAGGGGACGTGCGTATCAAAGCTTGAGATAGCTGGCCCCGGATTTATAAATTTCAGCCTTTCTGACGATTACAGGCGCGAGGGCCTTAAGGCGATATTTAAAGATCCCTGTAGCTTCGGACGCACCGATCACGGCAAGGGCAAACGCGTTATGGTGGAGTTCGTTTCAGCAAATCCCACCGGCCCCATGCATATGGGTAACGCAAGAGGCGGCGCTTTGGGAGACTGTCTTGCCGGCGCGCTTTCATGGGCGGGCTACGACGTTACGCGAGAGTTTTATGTAAACGACGCGGGAAATCAGATAGAAAAGTTCTATCGCTCGCTCAAAGCTCGCTATACGCAGATCATTTTAGGCGAGGATGCATGTGAATTCCCCGAGGACGGATACCACGGCGAAGATATAAAGGCGCGCGCGAAGGAGTTTTATGATATACACGGCGATAAATATCTTAACGTCTCCGACGAAGAGCAAAAGGAGGCGCTCGTAGGCTACGCGCTTACGAAGAACGTCGAGGCGTTAAAGCGCGACCTTGAAAAGTATCGCATAACTTACGACAACTGGTTCTTTGAAAGCACGCTTTATGAAAAGGGAGAGGTACAGCGCACGCTTGAGATGCTTCGAAAAAAGGGACTCACATATATTTCCGAAGGAGCGGAGTGGTTCGCGCTTACTAAGCTGGGACTTGAAAAGGATGAGGTGCTCGTTCGCGCGAACGGCATACCCACGTATTTTGCAGCCGACATCGCATATCACAGAAACAAGCTAGAAACGCGCGGTTTTGACTGGGCGATAGACGTATGGGGCACAGACCATCACGGACACGTGGCCAGAATGAAGAGATCGCTCGACGCCGTAGGCCTTTCGGGGGACAAGCTCGACGTCGTACTCATACAGCTTGTCCGCCTCGTGCGCGGCGGCGAGGTGATACGCATGTCAAAGCGCACCGGCAAGGCTATAACGCTTACAGATCTTCTGGAGGAAACGTCGGTAGACGCGGCGCGCTTTTTCTTCAATATGCGACAAAACAGCTCGCACCTCGATTTCGATCTTGATCTCGCTATCGAGGAAAGCAGTCAGAACCCGGTGTTCTACGTGCAGTATGCGTATGCGCGTATCTGCTCCATGATGGGTGTGCTCGAAAAGGACGGATATAAGCCGCTTTCGCCCGATAAGGTGGACTTCTCGCTCCTTCGTGAAGAGGAGGAGCTTGACCTTATAAATCACCTTAACGCTCTGCCCGAGGAAATAAACGAGGTGGCGCGCACGCTTGACCCGTCCAGGCTCACGCGATATATTATAGAGCTTGCGACGCTGTTTCACCGCTTCTATAACGCTCACCGCGTAAAGGTGGAGGACGAGGCGCTGCTTCATGCTCGTTTAAAGCTTGTAGAAGCCGTAAGAATAGCAATGAGCAATATATTAGGCATACTTAAAATAACGGCGCCCGAAAAAATGTGA
- a CDS encoding DUF1934 domain-containing protein, translating to MKKDMIISIKGTQRYDNAFDKIELIVSGTMESQSGKYYIKYDESDETGFKDSTVMLEVEDDSVLMRRKSRAANTEMRFKSGEKHICHYDTGYGIMNMGVSTRRINNALKSDGGRLYIKYSIDIDNTHAGNNTFEIILKEAGGSNGKSDKIS from the coding sequence ATGAAAAAAGATATGATAATCTCCATAAAGGGGACGCAAAGATATGACAATGCATTTGACAAGATAGAGCTTATAGTAAGCGGAACTATGGAGTCTCAGTCGGGGAAATATTATATAAAATACGACGAATCCGATGAAACGGGATTTAAGGACTCCACCGTAATGCTCGAAGTTGAGGACGACAGCGTGCTCATGCGCAGGAAAAGCCGCGCTGCAAATACGGAGATGAGATTTAAAAGCGGCGAGAAGCATATATGCCATTATGATACGGGATATGGAATAATGAATATGGGCGTTTCGACAAGGCGTATAAACAACGCTTTAAAAAGCGACGGCGGACGACTGTATATCAAGTATTCAATAGATATAGACAATACGCACGCGGGAAACAATACGTTTGAGATAATATTAAAGGAGGCCGGAGGCTCGAATGGTAAATCTGATAAAATCAGCTAA
- a CDS encoding D-alanine--D-alanine ligase, whose translation MEKKTVLILFGGRSSEHEISLRSAATILSNIDYNKYTVVKIGITRAGNWLMTCADAEKIKSGAWEDLPDNRTAFLPPDPNAKGVFIHNGDGTYEVVKIDVAFPVLHGMYGEDGTVQGLFELADVPYVGCNVTSSAVCMDKVCTKMMLADVDINQAKWIHFTYRELKLAFKACLDHAEQKIGYPVFVKPASAGSSIGVSRAKDREELSAALKLAMQYDSKVIVEEEIRGRELEVAIIGTKAPFASTCCEIIKGTEVYDYDAKYNNDTAQTFAKARMDMEKADDVRMAALKVYSALGCTGMARADFFYDAENDKIIFNEMNTIPGFTNKSMFPQMMEASWGFSITQQVDMLIDDAFEQHTQRGRLKI comes from the coding sequence TTGGAAAAAAAGACGGTACTTATTTTATTCGGCGGACGTTCTAGCGAGCATGAAATATCTCTGAGATCCGCCGCAACGATTCTTTCAAATATAGATTATAACAAGTATACGGTAGTAAAAATAGGCATAACCCGCGCCGGAAATTGGCTTATGACATGTGCCGATGCTGAAAAAATAAAAAGCGGCGCCTGGGAAGATCTGCCTGACAACCGCACGGCTTTTCTGCCTCCCGACCCGAACGCCAAGGGCGTGTTCATCCACAACGGCGACGGCACGTATGAGGTCGTAAAGATAGACGTTGCCTTTCCCGTACTCCACGGCATGTACGGTGAAGACGGGACGGTGCAGGGGCTTTTTGAGCTGGCGGACGTACCTTATGTGGGCTGTAATGTCACATCGAGCGCCGTATGCATGGATAAGGTATGCACAAAAATGATGCTTGCGGACGTAGATATAAACCAGGCAAAGTGGATACATTTTACTTACCGTGAGCTGAAGCTCGCTTTTAAGGCTTGCCTCGATCACGCAGAGCAGAAGATAGGATATCCCGTATTCGTTAAGCCGGCTTCGGCAGGCTCGTCGATAGGAGTAAGCCGCGCAAAGGACCGCGAAGAGCTTTCCGCAGCGTTAAAGCTTGCGATGCAATACGATTCAAAGGTCATCGTTGAGGAGGAGATAAGAGGGCGAGAGCTTGAAGTGGCGATAATCGGAACAAAGGCCCCCTTTGCTTCAACATGCTGCGAGATAATAAAGGGCACCGAGGTTTATGATTACGACGCGAAGTACAACAACGACACGGCGCAAACCTTTGCCAAAGCCCGCATGGATATGGAGAAGGCCGACGACGTACGCATGGCGGCTCTAAAGGTGTACTCCGCGCTGGGCTGCACCGGTATGGCGCGAGCAGACTTTTTCTACGATGCCGAAAACGATAAGATCATCTTCAATGAAATGAATACTATACCCGGCTTTACGAATAAAAGTATGTTCCCTCAGATGATGGAGGCGTCATGGGGATTTTCGATAACGCAGCAGGTAGATATGCTTATTGACGACGCCTTTGAACAGCATACGCAAAGGGGCAGACTGAAAATATGA
- a CDS encoding GNAT family N-acetyltransferase: protein MYMLYEIETERLLLRPFQRSDANDIFEYSQNPNVGPNAGWPPHKTLRDSKQAVRSFIENGYVWAVVDKVSNKVIGTIGLHPDEKRQNSKARMLGYSLSEDYWGRGLATEAAKAVIRYAFNVWHVELLSIYRYPENVRSGRVIEKCGFTYEGTLKKAFVLYDGTVRDHVCYCMTRDEFDKLYGY from the coding sequence ATGTATATGCTTTATGAAATAGAGACCGAAAGGCTTCTGCTCCGTCCTTTTCAAAGGTCGGATGCGAACGATATTTTTGAATACTCGCAAAACCCTAACGTAGGGCCTAACGCCGGCTGGCCACCTCATAAAACGCTGCGCGACTCAAAGCAGGCCGTTAGATCATTTATCGAAAACGGATACGTATGGGCCGTAGTTGACAAGGTATCAAACAAGGTGATAGGCACCATAGGCCTTCATCCCGATGAAAAGCGCCAAAACTCAAAGGCGCGGATGCTCGGCTATTCGCTTTCCGAGGATTACTGGGGACGCGGACTTGCAACGGAGGCCGCCAAGGCCGTTATACGATATGCTTTCAATGTCTGGCATGTCGAGCTTTTATCCATATACCGCTATCCCGAAAATGTACGCTCGGGGCGCGTTATAGAAAAATGCGGCTTTACTTATGAGGGAACGCTTAAAAAGGCATTTGTGCTTTACGACGGCACTGTGCGCGATCATGTATGCTACTGTATGACGCGCGATGAATTTGACAAATTATACGGATATTAA
- a CDS encoding glutamate racemase: MNNRAIGVFDSGLGGLTCVKELKRLMPNESIIYFGDTGRVPYGTRSRETIIKYVGQNIRFLKTFGVKLIAAACGTASTLALDEAQAAAGDIPVIGVVEPASEAALAAAQNGRIGIIGTPATIGSGAYERTLKSLRPDVYTKSAACSLFVPMVENGRFGKDDPIIKILVDEYLRDIKEAQCDALILGCTHYPLLKEAIAEYLGEGTALIDSGRSAALKISRFISENGLAAESAKPARFFVSDANVYNFSALAGMFLGEDIGGDVEKIDIEKY; the protein is encoded by the coding sequence ATGAATAATCGTGCGATAGGCGTGTTCGACTCCGGACTTGGCGGTCTTACATGCGTTAAGGAATTAAAGCGCCTCATGCCTAACGAGTCGATAATTTACTTCGGAGATACGGGACGCGTGCCTTACGGTACGCGCTCCCGCGAGACGATCATTAAATACGTAGGTCAGAACATACGCTTTTTAAAGACGTTCGGCGTAAAGCTCATAGCCGCAGCCTGCGGAACGGCGTCTACGCTCGCTTTGGACGAGGCGCAGGCGGCTGCTGGGGATATACCCGTTATAGGCGTAGTGGAGCCTGCGAGCGAGGCCGCGCTTGCCGCCGCGCAAAACGGCAGGATAGGTATTATCGGTACGCCCGCAACAATAGGCTCGGGCGCATACGAACGAACGCTCAAAAGCCTTCGTCCCGACGTATATACGAAAAGTGCCGCGTGTTCGCTTTTTGTTCCTATGGTGGAGAACGGTCGCTTCGGAAAGGACGACCCGATAATAAAAATACTCGTTGACGAGTATTTAAGGGACATAAAGGAAGCGCAATGCGATGCGCTCATACTGGGATGTACGCATTATCCGCTTTTAAAAGAGGCGATAGCCGAATATCTCGGCGAAGGCACGGCGCTTATCGACAGCGGAAGGAGCGCGGCTTTGAAGATATCGCGCTTTATAAGCGAAAACGGCCTTGCCGCAGAGAGCGCAAAGCCCGCGCGCTTTTTTGTGAGCGATGCGAACGTATATAATTTTTCCGCGCTCGCCGGGATGTTTTTGGGAGAAGACATAGGCGGAGACGTTGAAAAGATAGATATAGAGAAGTATTAG
- the dnaJ gene encoding molecular chaperone DnaJ, producing MAEKRDYYEVLGVERSADDDTIKKAYRRLAKKYHPDLHPGDKEAENMFKEINEAYEILSDKDKRSRYDQFGHAGVDPNAQGGFGAGGFDFSNMGMGGFGDIFESFFGGGGSRRGGPMRGDDVQYGINISFEEAAFGCKKEIDIKRIEVCSECEGTGAKPGSSVTTCTVCGGTGQVRVQQRTPFGTFASSRPCDSCGGRGQVIKEPCPTCKGKGRVRRSKKIEVSIPAGIDSGQTISMRGQGSAGAKGGPAGDLLITIGIRPHPIFERQGPDVILDFPITIVQASLGAELEVPTLDGHVKYNMPAGTQNGTVFRLRGKGIPYIRSKGRGDEFVKVNVEIPKNLTERQKELLREFDRTGGGSYERNKNFLDKLKDLANKGAKQTRKAKDAKE from the coding sequence ATGGCGGAAAAGAGAGATTATTACGAGGTGCTCGGCGTTGAGCGAAGCGCCGACGACGATACCATAAAAAAAGCATACAGACGTCTTGCAAAAAAGTATCATCCCGATCTGCATCCGGGCGACAAAGAAGCCGAGAATATGTTCAAGGAGATAAACGAGGCTTACGAGATACTCTCCGACAAAGACAAGCGCTCGCGCTATGACCAGTTCGGCCATGCGGGAGTCGATCCCAATGCACAGGGAGGCTTCGGAGCGGGCGGCTTCGATTTTTCCAATATGGGCATGGGCGGCTTCGGCGATATATTCGAGTCGTTCTTCGGCGGCGGAGGCTCAAGAAGAGGCGGCCCCATGCGCGGGGACGACGTACAGTACGGTATAAACATATCGTTTGAAGAAGCGGCATTCGGCTGTAAAAAAGAGATAGACATAAAGCGCATCGAGGTATGCTCCGAATGCGAGGGCACGGGCGCGAAGCCGGGCTCATCTGTGACTACGTGCACCGTATGCGGCGGCACGGGTCAGGTACGCGTTCAGCAGCGCACACCGTTCGGCACGTTCGCTTCATCGCGCCCGTGCGATTCGTGCGGCGGACGCGGCCAGGTCATAAAAGAACCCTGTCCAACATGCAAGGGCAAAGGCAGGGTAAGGCGTTCAAAGAAGATAGAGGTATCCATACCTGCGGGCATCGATTCCGGACAGACGATATCCATGAGAGGCCAGGGCAGCGCAGGAGCAAAGGGAGGCCCGGCGGGCGACCTGCTTATAACGATAGGTATACGGCCTCATCCCATATTTGAACGTCAGGGTCCGGACGTTATCCTGGATTTCCCGATAACGATTGTTCAGGCGTCCTTGGGCGCGGAACTTGAGGTGCCTACGCTTGACGGCCACGTCAAGTACAATATGCCGGCCGGCACGCAGAACGGCACCGTTTTCAGACTGAGGGGCAAGGGCATACCGTATATCCGTTCCAAGGGGCGCGGCGATGAATTCGTTAAGGTGAACGTAGAAATACCGAAGAACCTTACCGAACGTCAAAAGGAGCTGCTTCGCGAGTTTGACCGCACGGGCGGAGGCTCGTATGAGCGAAACAAGAATTTCCTTGATAAACTCAAAGACCTTGCGAATAAGGGCGCCAAGCAGACGCGAAAGGCAAAGGATGCAAAAGAATAA
- a CDS encoding Fe-S-containing hydro-lyase, which translates to MKQIDIARLRDAANTLFAGDSVSLTGTIYTARDAAHKRIAAMLDQGEKPPFGLKDAVIYYAGPTPARPGQIIGSLGPTTSGRMDPYSERFLSLGLAGMIGKGDRREDVCAAIKKYGAVYFIATGGAGALLSKCVRSCEVIAFDDLGCESVKKLYVENFPAIVAVDAHGGNIYETGREKYREALSR; encoded by the coding sequence ATAAAACAAATTGATATTGCGCGTCTGCGCGACGCGGCAAATACACTTTTTGCAGGCGACAGCGTAAGCCTTACCGGAACGATATATACGGCCCGCGACGCCGCGCATAAGCGCATCGCCGCAATGCTCGACCAAGGCGAGAAGCCGCCGTTCGGGCTTAAAGACGCCGTTATATATTACGCAGGACCTACGCCGGCGCGGCCGGGGCAGATAATAGGCTCTCTCGGCCCCACGACCTCCGGGCGTATGGATCCTTACTCGGAGAGATTTTTGTCTTTAGGTCTTGCCGGAATGATAGGCAAAGGCGACCGCAGAGAGGATGTGTGCGCCGCCATAAAAAAATACGGCGCAGTCTACTTCATAGCCACGGGAGGAGCGGGCGCGCTGCTTTCAAAGTGCGTTCGTTCGTGCGAGGTCATTGCGTTTGACGATCTCGGCTGCGAGTCTGTTAAAAAGTTATACGTTGAAAACTTCCCCGCTATAGTCGCCGTAGATGCTCACGGCGGCAATATATACGAAACGGGGCGCGAAAAATACCGCGAGGCGCTCTCTCGCTGA
- the dnaK gene encoding molecular chaperone DnaK, which produces MGKIIGIDLGTTNSCVAVMEGGEYVIIPNAEGARTTPSVVAFSKTGERMVGTVAKRQAITNPDRTISSIKREMGSSYRVSIDGKDYTPQEISAMILQKLKGDAEAYLGEKVTQAVITVPAYFSDAQRQATKDAGKIAGLDVLRIINEPTAAALAYGLDKDHEQKIMIYDLGGGTFDVSILEIGDGVFEVLATAGNNRLGGDDFDQRIMDYLADEFKRENGIDLRGDKMAMQRLKEAAEKAKIELSGVTTSNINLPFITADASGPKHLDVTLTRAKFNELTADLVAKTIEPVKRALSDAGLSASQIDKVLLVGGSTRIPAVQEEVRKIIDKEPHKGINPDECVAAGAAIQGGVLGGDVKDLLLLDVTPLSLGIETLGGVFTKLIDRNTTIPTKKSQIFSTAADSQTSVEIHVLQGEREMAQFNKTLGRFVLDGIPPAPRGVPQIEVTFDIDANGIVHVSAKDLGTGKEQRITIQSNTNMSDAEIDKAVKEAEMFAEEDKKRKEEIDVRNNADQMVYQSEKTLKEVDDKLDAGEKAKVQAAIDNVKEKLKGTDSDAIKAATEELSKAFFDVSQKIYQNAQPTGDQGGASSSGGKAPGGEDFVDADFTEVNDDKK; this is translated from the coding sequence ATGGGAAAAATCATAGGTATAGACCTCGGAACGACTAATTCGTGCGTAGCCGTTATGGAAGGCGGCGAGTACGTTATCATCCCTAACGCAGAGGGAGCAAGAACTACCCCGTCCGTTGTTGCGTTTTCAAAGACGGGCGAAAGAATGGTGGGCACCGTTGCAAAGCGTCAGGCTATTACAAACCCCGACAGAACGATATCCTCCATTAAAAGAGAGATGGGCTCCTCTTACAGAGTATCGATAGACGGCAAGGATTATACTCCGCAGGAGATATCCGCGATGATACTCCAGAAGTTAAAGGGCGACGCAGAAGCATACCTGGGCGAAAAGGTGACTCAGGCGGTCATCACCGTTCCGGCGTACTTTTCAGACGCACAGCGCCAGGCGACCAAGGATGCAGGCAAGATAGCCGGTCTTGACGTGCTCCGTATAATCAACGAGCCTACGGCTGCCGCATTGGCTTACGGCCTTGACAAGGACCACGAGCAGAAGATAATGATATACGACCTTGGCGGCGGTACGTTCGACGTATCCATACTTGAAATAGGCGACGGCGTATTTGAAGTTCTGGCGACGGCCGGCAACAACCGTCTCGGCGGCGACGACTTCGACCAGAGGATAATGGATTATCTTGCAGATGAATTCAAGCGCGAGAACGGCATTGACCTTCGCGGCGACAAGATGGCAATGCAGAGACTTAAGGAAGCGGCTGAGAAGGCAAAGATCGAGCTTTCCGGCGTTACCACGAGCAATATAAACCTGCCGTTCATAACTGCTGACGCAAGCGGCCCGAAGCATCTTGACGTAACGCTTACGCGCGCTAAGTTCAACGAGCTTACGGCTGACCTCGTCGCAAAGACGATAGAGCCCGTTAAGCGCGCGCTTTCCGATGCGGGTTTGAGCGCTTCGCAGATAGACAAAGTGCTCCTGGTAGGCGGCTCGACCCGTATCCCCGCCGTACAGGAGGAAGTAAGAAAGATAATCGACAAGGAGCCCCATAAGGGCATAAACCCGGACGAATGCGTAGCTGCGGGCGCAGCAATACAGGGCGGCGTTTTAGGCGGCGACGTAAAAGACCTGCTCCTTCTCGACGTAACTCCGCTTTCGCTCGGCATAGAGACGCTGGGCGGCGTATTTACTAAGCTTATAGACAGAAACACCACCATTCCGACAAAAAAGAGCCAGATATTCTCGACAGCCGCAGATTCACAGACGAGCGTTGAGATACACGTTCTTCAGGGCGAACGCGAGATGGCGCAGTTCAACAAGACTCTTGGACGCTTTGTTCTCGACGGCATTCCGCCGGCGCCGAGAGGCGTACCGCAGATCGAGGTTACGTTCGATATCGACGCGAACGGTATAGTTCACGTATCGGCTAAGGACCTCGGCACCGGCAAGGAGCAGCGCATAACCATTCAGTCTAATACGAACATGTCCGACGCTGAGATAGACAAGGCCGTTAAGGAAGCCGAAATGTTCGCAGAGGAAGACAAGAAGCGCAAGGAAGAGATCGACGTACGCAACAATGCGGACCAGATGGTATATCAGTCGGAAAAGACGTTGAAAGAAGTTGACGACAAGCTTGACGCAGGCGAAAAAGCAAAGGTACAGGCTGCTATCGATAACGTAAAGGAAAAGCTCAAGGGCACCGACAGTGACGCTATAAAGGCCGCTACCGAGGAGCTTTCAAAAGCGTTCTTTGATGTTTCGCAAAAGATCTATCAGAACGCTCAGCCCACGGGCGACCAGGGCGGCGCATCTTCGTCCGGCGGCAAGGCTCCCGGCGGCGAGGATTTTGTTGACGCCGACTTCACGGAAGTAAACGACGACAAAAAATAA
- the trxA gene encoding thioredoxin translates to MASEKILDLKTHEFDEQVINSDMPVLVDFWASWCGPCKMIAPEVDKLAESYDGRLKVCKVNVDEEPSLAQEYMVMSIPTLIFFKGGEIQDKVIGVQKFQELSRKADSVIG, encoded by the coding sequence ATGGCTTCAGAAAAGATACTCGATCTTAAAACGCATGAATTTGACGAGCAGGTAATAAATTCCGATATGCCCGTCTTGGTCGATTTCTGGGCTTCGTGGTGCGGACCGTGCAAGATGATCGCACCCGAGGTGGACAAGCTGGCCGAAAGCTATGACGGCAGATTAAAGGTATGCAAGGTAAATGTTGATGAGGAGCCGTCTTTGGCGCAGGAATATATGGTAATGAGCATACCTACGCTTATATTCTTCAAGGGCGGAGAAATACAGGACAAGGTCATAGGCGTACAAAAATTTCAGGAGTTGAGCCGCAAAGCCGATTCCGTTATAGGATAG
- a CDS encoding PDZ domain-containing protein, translated as MKKRIISLVMALALVFALSSQAFASDKDYTPEELYEKYTTIRELYEFYELDGANAGELLDSVVKQILSTNPETFEDLMNAMVKTHEQYSGYYDADTYEAAFGDTEYYGIGVIVKVDASDYITVVTVYDESPAKEAGILEGDRIVSVNGEDVSFASIEYTGTLIRGEAGTSVNLGIYRPSEDKTLSLSVKRGPVSTPSISCSMIKDDVAYIYIKGFDSLDTVLGFCEIQDMLSQNNIEKVIIDVRANRGGSGNVVLNILNQMIGEEGVLMADFRTSIATTNSFSTGVGRPFENLVVIADETSFSAAEIFAGVVKDLKLGILVGTTTGGKGVGQNHMEFEDGSVLSLTMTEVILPVTGKYHGEGITPAVRVENEMRRPAMPELTEFKYTSQIKPGSEESKSSDVVRAVEERLNILGYLTNVPDGNYDVRAQNAVKAYQKAHHMNQDGYISATIVRWLSEDIAAYANTPVLYDDQLEAALKILG; from the coding sequence ATGAAAAAAAGAATTATAAGCCTAGTTATGGCTTTGGCGCTCGTATTTGCGCTAAGCTCTCAGGCTTTTGCTTCGGACAAGGATTATACGCCTGAAGAGCTTTATGAAAAATATACTACCATAAGAGAGCTTTATGAGTTTTATGAGCTTGACGGCGCGAACGCGGGAGAACTTTTGGACTCCGTAGTAAAGCAGATACTTTCTACGAATCCGGAAACGTTCGAGGATCTAATGAACGCCATGGTAAAAACGCACGAGCAGTATTCGGGCTATTATGACGCGGACACATATGAAGCGGCTTTCGGAGATACCGAGTATTACGGTATCGGCGTTATTGTCAAGGTGGATGCTTCCGACTATATAACCGTGGTCACGGTTTATGACGAAAGTCCGGCAAAAGAGGCCGGAATACTTGAAGGCGACAGGATCGTTTCGGTAAACGGCGAGGACGTATCTTTTGCTTCGATAGAGTATACCGGCACGCTTATCCGCGGCGAGGCGGGAACGAGCGTGAACCTGGGCATATACAGACCGTCGGAGGATAAAACGCTTTCTTTGAGTGTAAAGCGCGGCCCCGTATCAACGCCGTCCATCTCGTGCTCAATGATAAAGGACGACGTTGCATACATATATATAAAGGGCTTTGACAGCTTGGATACGGTGCTCGGTTTCTGCGAGATACAGGACATGCTTTCACAAAACAATATAGAAAAAGTGATAATCGACGTTCGCGCAAACCGCGGCGGCAGCGGAAACGTTGTTTTGAATATTTTAAATCAGATGATAGGTGAAGAGGGAGTCCTCATGGCCGATTTCAGAACGAGCATTGCAACGACAAACAGCTTTTCCACGGGAGTGGGAAGACCGTTTGAAAACCTTGTTGTGATAGCAGACGAAACGTCGTTCAGTGCAGCGGAGATATTTGCAGGCGTAGTTAAGGACTTAAAGCTGGGCATACTTGTCGGAACGACTACGGGCGGCAAAGGCGTAGGCCAGAATCATATGGAATTTGAGGACGGAAGCGTGCTTTCGCTTACGATGACCGAAGTAATACTGCCCGTTACTGGCAAATATCACGGCGAAGGTATAACGCCCGCCGTAAGAGTGGAAAACGAGATGAGACGGCCCGCTATGCCGGAGCTTACGGAGTTTAAATATACTTCTCAGATAAAGCCCGGCTCCGAGGAGTCGAAATCGAGCGATGTTGTACGCGCCGTTGAGGAAAGACTTAATATTTTAGGCTATCTTACGAACGTACCGGACGGAAATTACGATGTTCGTGCGCAGAACGCCGTAAAAGCGTATCAGAAGGCGCATCATATGAATCAGGACGGATACATTTCCGCAACTATTGTAAGATGGCTCTCGGAGGATATAGCCGCATATGCAAATACTCCCGTATTATACGACGACCAGCTTGAAGCGGCGCTGAAAATACTTGGATAA